ATgatattatttctaaaaaatattatatacataactttaaattaatattaaaatatagttatGATATATCTCTATTAGtgatatatttacttaaactaaaaaaagacaagaaacatacaaaataaatagaaacgTGTTTGATTAATATagaattcatatatatattcttatattaataataattttataattttctttaaatatgatatattaatttaaaatttcccgattggtatatataattaaattaatttgtatttttattccaGATCGTTATTTATAACGAAATACAGTGTTAATAAACCATCATGGATAGTTGTTTTTCCTCTGTAAGTTTAAATGCTTTTTAATAGactaaaatttataaataatttatttatttatcgtagaaatgtaataataaaactatctcaaaaattcataattaaataaataataataataatttcttttaatacaGAATTATGATTCCCTAGGTTCTTATTCTATCGAAGTCACTCTAATACcatatttcaaaattattaaaaaagaaataatacagaaaataaattccttaattaatgtaaataataaagataattttaGGGAAGGATGCAGATATTTGGCTAATTATCTAATTGAGAACAGTAATCCACCACAACTTTATAAAGATCTTAAAAGAACATGGAAAGGAGCAATAAACTTTTGGttaaaaaatcattataaAAAGCTAGATAAATATGGAGGATGCCCTTTGATTTTAgatgaaaaagataaagaaattttagaattaaaGTATGAAGAATTAGATTTCtgtgaaaagaaaaagagagaCTTCGATGAAATAGATAAGTTACGTAAAATATCAAAGGATTCTGGTATATATAGAAGTATGTGTAACGCATATAACGAATGGATTGAACAGAAGAACAACTATTTTGAGCACAGGAAAagcatttttaaaacatgCTACGGAACAAAAggccaaaaaaaaagaaaaagaggaagATCAGGATTTATATGCGACTTAATGAATCCTCAAACTTTCCAAATTATATCTAACTGCCCCCCACCAAATGTACTACCACCTCGTAAAGCTGAACCTGCAAAAGCAGATATAGATTCACAAAAACGAGATCAAGAAAAACATGAAGAATCAACTATTCCACATGAATCACCGAAACAAGACAAACAAACTCATCCTACAGAGAGAACTGGAACTAAAGGAATAGATCAAAATTTAGATCATAAtcaaaatgtacaaaaaacTGAACGAGATCTGGAACCTCCAGTTCAACTCGAAATACAAACACAAGAACAAGTATCATCACTTGAGTCTTCACCTAAGGAAAATGATCCTAATCCTGAAGATTCTTTACAGTCTGAAACACCATCACTTTCCCCAAATTCTGAGTCATCCAGAGAAGTATCAGGCGTATCTATACCATCTCCCCAATATTCACTAATCATCAAACGAGATAATTCCTCAGAATATAATCAATCTcctaaaatattaaaatccCCCTCAAGTGCTTTAGTTACCCCTATATCCTCTGTAATTACAGGTAAGAGTAATACTacttatttttctattatagaaataactacataaattaatatatatatttaaaaaccATTACGGGTACAACAGGAAAAGCGTCTACCATACACATATCATCTATATTAATAAGCTTCTTAATTATTATcgtattttctctttttatcaAAGTAAAGAAAATCCTAAGAATTAAGAATATGATAAGCATTTgattattgtaatattttattttttaaaattttttttatatgctgCAGTTCGCCTTATTACGGatgttgaaaaaaaaaaaaaagataaacaaaaaatatgtaaaattccTGAGAATATTAATACCTTCATCCCGTACAAGAAGAAGTGAACTTCTAACACAGGGTTATTTAGAACACCCCAAATATGGTGATGaagaaatcataaaaaaactaaaaatacATGAATGTAACATGATCAAGAAGGTAAATACgttaaatcaaaaaaatgaaaggaCTAAAACTATCATAGAAGTACATTTCGAAGTAC
The sequence above is a segment of the Plasmodium malariae genome assembly, contig: PmUG01_00_32, whole genome shotgun sequence genome. Coding sequences within it:
- the PmUG01_00058100 gene encoding STP1 protein — protein: MDSCFSSNYDSLGSYSIEVTLIPYFKIIKKEIIQKINSLINVNNKDNFREGCRYLANYLIENSNPPQLYKDLKRTWKGAINFWLKNHYKKLDKYGGCPLILDEKDKEILELKYEELDFCEKKKRDFDEIDKLRKISKDSGIYRSMCNAYNEWIEQKNNYFEHRKSIFKTCYGTKGQKKRKRGRSGFICDLMNPQTFQIISNCPPPNVLPPRKAEPAKADIDSQKRDQEKHEESTIPHESPKQDKQTHPTERTGTKGIDQNLDHNQNVQKTERDLEPPVQLEIQTQEQVSSLESSPKENDPNPEDSLQSETPSLSPNSESSREVSGVSIPSPQYSLIIKRDNSSEYNQSPKILKSPSSALFALLRMLKKKKKINKKYVKFLRILIPSSRTRRSELLTQGYLEHPKYGDEEIIKKLKIHECNMIKKVNTLNQKNERTKTIIEVHFEVLEAYRKEEWECKKGEFLEICLDVLTKERYETHSNLTNDDLIMKNDKSCDHIEKQEILWNKWIERHKNISDKFKKVDWFNNLKNDWKKEKSYIKRMEELKNKSSNEYKNVLFLEREKDVWRRWISEKGNILKQYIDLNWFNELSEVNQNILDEYKNEEKSNDVSLINIEELEHRKNYEELYKYIKTKLLSKLCILVLMTILEECKKEEYIEDRELHLDNSINERKIKKNSEKIPEISDKFIEKYSNVYENSKNSNIHNNIEENFFREKMNDWIGEEVTYVNSIESLSNIDKYYNSSS